The following is a genomic window from Acidobacteriota bacterium.
ATCGGCCGGTTGAGAGCTACCTCACGAGATGGCACTTCCGACGAGGCTCGTTCAGTTCGCGCGGCGTCACCGTGCAACCATGATCACCGGCAAAGCAAGCCCCGCGAAGGCAGCGAACGGTGACAGGCCGGTCTTCGCCTACATCGCCAGCTTGCCGCAGCCGCAGCGCGGAATCGCCGAGAGAGTCGATGCGCTGGCGGCCAGGACGTTGCCCGGCCTCCGGCGCTCCGTGAGGTGGGGCATGTCGTATTATGGCGTCGGCGATGGGTGGTGCTTCTGTTGCGGCGGCTTCGCGAAGCACGTCAAGCTCATGTTCATGAACGGCGTGACACTCACACCGGTACCGCCGGTGACGCCAATCGCGATGGGTAAGGCGACGCGGGGAGTGGAACTCGAATCCGTCGAAGACCTCGACGAACGCCAGGTCGCGGCGTGGATGAGACAAGTGGCGGCCGTGCCCGGTGTCGGGAGGACGAGGCGATAAGCCCGAGTTCGGCCGCGAAGGCGTAGGTCGCGTGGGTGAGGCCGTTTCTCCAGGGGCACGGACTCGATGGCCGACATTCTTCAGGATCTCCTCATCCGCGTGCCTCCGCACAGGGCCTTCGAAGGCGTCAGTCAACCCGTCTTCCTCGATCGATGGTGGACCCTGCGTTCGACCGGGGTGCCGGCGGTGGGGACGGTGTACGA
Proteins encoded in this region:
- a CDS encoding DUF1801 domain-containing protein, yielding MITGKASPAKAANGDRPVFAYIASLPQPQRGIAERVDALAARTLPGLRRSVRWGMSYYGVGDGWCFCCGGFAKHVKLMFMNGVTLTPVPPVTPIAMGKATRGVELESVEDLDERQVAAWMRQVAAVPGVGRTRR